In the genome of Mesorhizobium shangrilense, one region contains:
- a CDS encoding creatininase family protein, whose protein sequence is MDTVETDLWTEVGMIAPRSFTFIRTALAVWSVSILLFAASPANASVFLEDLTWTELRDLIGGGTTTIIIPIGGTEQSGPAMALGKHNVRAKFLAEKIAERLGNALVAPVIAYVPEGTIDPPTAHMKFPGTITISDKVFEALLESAARSFKLHGFKTIVLIGDHGGYQADESAVADRLNAEWKKTPVRVFADLDYYRITQGPYVDKLLGAGAKHSEIGSHAGLADTSLMLAVDPSLVRKDRLADASKFTAADGVYSGDPTRSSAEFGQLGIDLIVNGTTNAIRGFIAKQPK, encoded by the coding sequence ATGGATACGGTCGAAACCGACCTGTGGACCGAGGTTGGAATGATCGCGCCGCGCAGCTTCACTTTCATCCGCACCGCTCTCGCTGTCTGGTCCGTTTCCATTCTCCTGTTCGCGGCCAGCCCCGCCAATGCGTCGGTGTTCCTCGAAGACCTGACCTGGACCGAACTGCGCGATCTCATCGGTGGCGGGACGACGACCATCATCATCCCGATCGGCGGAACCGAGCAGAGCGGTCCCGCCATGGCGCTGGGCAAGCACAATGTGCGGGCGAAGTTTCTCGCCGAAAAGATTGCCGAGCGGCTAGGCAATGCATTGGTCGCCCCGGTGATCGCCTACGTGCCGGAAGGCACCATCGATCCACCGACCGCCCACATGAAATTTCCAGGCACCATCACCATCAGCGACAAGGTGTTCGAGGCGCTGCTCGAATCGGCGGCGCGCAGCTTCAAGCTGCACGGCTTCAAGACCATCGTTTTGATCGGCGACCATGGCGGCTACCAGGCCGATGAAAGCGCCGTTGCCGATCGCCTGAATGCCGAATGGAAGAAAACGCCGGTACGGGTGTTCGCGGATCTCGACTATTACCGGATCACGCAAGGCCCCTATGTCGACAAGCTTCTGGGCGCCGGCGCGAAGCACTCGGAAATCGGCAGCCATGCGGGCCTCGCCGACACGTCGCTGATGCTTGCCGTCGATCCATCCCTGGTGCGCAAGGACCGCCTTGCGGACGCCTCCAAATTCACCGCGGCCGACGGCGTCTATAGCGGCGATCCGACGCGGTCCTCGGCCGAATTCGGCCAGCTCGGCATCGACCTAATCGTCAACGGAACAACCAACGCCATTCGCGGCTTCATCGCAAAGCAGCCCAAATGA
- a CDS encoding YncE family protein, giving the protein MTKTYQRFTSLLAPLLLLTCLSSAASAGSCPEDCSEPPAKASTKTQAPVNIYSETTAGHLSPATAGALSRVYVPNRSSNSVSVIDTETLKEVARFPVGRKPQHVVPSWDLQTLWVANNASGTKLGSVTPIDPKTSKPGQQIAVDDPYNMYFMPDGSSAIIVDEAYERLDLRDPHSMALKSTLPTPTCPGINHADFAADNSYAIFTCEYGDGGLLKVDLKNQKVLGHLSLSKMGMPQDIRLSPDGKVFYVADMMNDGVFLIDGDSFKEIGFILTGIGTHGFVVSRDGTKLYVSNRGSHKMEQGRAKGPGSVTVIDFATRAITAQWPIPGGGSPDMGNVSADGKQLWLSGRFDSEVYMFDTTSGAVTKIRVGVEPHGLTVWPQPGRYSQGHTGNMR; this is encoded by the coding sequence ATGACCAAGACTTATCAGCGATTCACGAGCCTCCTTGCGCCGCTCCTGCTGCTGACCTGCCTGTCATCAGCGGCATCGGCCGGCTCCTGCCCGGAAGATTGCAGCGAGCCGCCCGCCAAGGCCTCAACCAAGACGCAGGCGCCCGTCAACATCTACAGCGAGACGACGGCCGGTCATCTGAGCCCTGCCACCGCAGGTGCCCTCTCGCGCGTCTATGTGCCCAACCGCTCCTCCAACAGCGTGTCGGTCATCGATACCGAGACGTTGAAGGAAGTGGCCAGGTTCCCTGTCGGGCGCAAGCCCCAGCATGTGGTTCCGTCCTGGGACCTGCAGACCCTCTGGGTCGCCAACAATGCCAGCGGCACCAAGCTGGGCAGCGTGACGCCGATCGATCCGAAGACCAGCAAGCCCGGCCAGCAGATTGCGGTCGACGACCCCTACAACATGTATTTCATGCCGGACGGCAGTTCGGCCATCATCGTCGACGAAGCCTATGAGCGGCTCGACCTGCGCGATCCCCATTCAATGGCGCTGAAGTCGACCCTTCCGACGCCGACCTGCCCCGGCATCAATCATGCCGATTTCGCGGCCGACAATTCATACGCCATCTTCACCTGCGAGTATGGCGATGGCGGCCTGCTGAAGGTGGACCTCAAGAACCAGAAGGTGCTGGGCCACCTCTCCCTGTCGAAGATGGGCATGCCGCAGGACATCCGGCTTTCGCCCGATGGCAAGGTTTTCTACGTCGCCGACATGATGAACGACGGCGTCTTCCTCATCGACGGCGACAGTTTTAAGGAAATCGGCTTCATCCTCACCGGCATCGGCACGCATGGCTTCGTCGTCAGCCGCGACGGCACCAAGCTCTATGTGTCGAACCGCGGCTCCCACAAGATGGAACAGGGCCGCGCCAAGGGACCGGGCAGCGTCACCGTCATCGATTTCGCCACGCGCGCGATAACAGCGCAATGGCCGATCCCCGGCGGCGGCAGTCCCGACATGGGCAATGTCAGTGCCGATGGAAAGCAATTGTGGCTGTCCGGCCGTTTCGACAGCGAAGTCTACATGTTCGACACCACCTCCGGCGCCGTGACCAAGATCCGTGTCGGCGTGGAGCCACACGGCCTGACCGTGTGGCCACAGCCCGGCCGCTATTCGCAAGGCCACACCGGCAACATGCGGTGA
- a CDS encoding DUF1236 domain-containing protein, with product MKTHLSIAAAGILLLAGVGIASAETVIIKPEQETVIREYVKKKPLVSLDLPGVELNLGSKLPDTVELHRIDVPDVRYQYVVVGGRTYLVDPDTHEIVQEIEE from the coding sequence ATGAAAACGCATCTTTCAATAGCAGCAGCAGGCATTCTTCTTCTCGCTGGCGTCGGTATCGCCTCGGCGGAAACTGTCATCATCAAGCCCGAGCAGGAAACCGTCATTCGGGAATATGTGAAGAAGAAGCCATTGGTTTCGCTTGATCTTCCAGGCGTTGAATTGAACCTCGGCTCAAAGCTGCCCGATACGGTCGAGCTTCACAGAATCGATGTGCCGGATGTCAGATATCAGTATGTCGTGGTGGGCGGACGCACCTATCTGGTCGATCCGGACACCCATGAGATTGTCCAGGAAATCGAAGAGTAA
- a CDS encoding dimethylarginine dimethylaminohydrolase family protein: MTVHDRIVAEPFSLQRRNPAGGTKPLTAWGFANETDVLTDVLLGSPNFLRHLSTSSLSRKHLREAPCNVQIAQAQHKDLVAAYENFGVNIHWHEPTPELPMQVYSRDSSVMTPYGAIITAMANWWRRGENYAAIRTYEKLGIPIYDMVTAGTFEGGDFNVIEDGVVLIGCGGARTQEEGARQVQAWFDKEGWETRLAFIDEYYVHIDLMVVPIAEKLTAVCLACTEPGIVDWLKSKGHEIIDVPFQDTMALGCNFMSLGKDRVIAPTSSKSLIGQLKARGFEVAAVDMSEISKTGGGIHCMAQALKREPA; encoded by the coding sequence ATGACCGTTCATGACCGCATTGTCGCAGAACCGTTTTCTCTCCAGCGTCGCAATCCGGCCGGCGGCACCAAGCCGCTGACCGCCTGGGGCTTTGCCAACGAGACCGACGTGCTGACCGACGTGCTGCTCGGCTCGCCGAATTTCCTGCGCCATCTGTCGACCAGCTCGCTGTCGCGCAAGCATCTGCGCGAGGCGCCTTGCAACGTCCAGATCGCGCAGGCGCAGCACAAGGACCTCGTCGCCGCCTACGAGAATTTCGGCGTCAACATCCACTGGCACGAGCCGACCCCGGAACTGCCGATGCAGGTCTATTCGCGCGATTCCAGCGTCATGACACCTTATGGCGCCATCATCACCGCCATGGCCAACTGGTGGCGGCGCGGCGAGAATTACGCGGCGATCCGCACCTATGAGAAGCTCGGCATTCCCATTTACGACATGGTCACAGCTGGCACGTTCGAAGGCGGCGACTTCAACGTCATCGAGGACGGCGTGGTGCTGATCGGCTGCGGCGGCGCCCGCACGCAGGAAGAGGGCGCGCGCCAGGTGCAGGCTTGGTTCGACAAGGAAGGCTGGGAAACCCGCCTCGCCTTCATCGACGAATACTATGTCCATATCGACCTGATGGTGGTGCCGATCGCCGAGAAGCTGACCGCCGTCTGCCTCGCCTGCACGGAGCCGGGCATCGTCGACTGGCTGAAGAGCAAGGGCCACGAGATCATCGACGTGCCGTTCCAGGACACGATGGCGCTCGGCTGTAACTTCATGTCGCTCGGCAAGGACAGGGTGATCGCGCCGACCTCCTCGAAGTCACTGATCGGCCAGCTCAAGGCGCGCGGTTTCGAGGTCGCGGCGGTCGATATGAGCGAGATATCCAAGACCGGCGGCGGCATCCACTGCATGGCGCAGGCGCTCAAGCGCGAACCGGCGTGA
- a CDS encoding amidohydrolase — translation MDKPVTTSAQTTALAHLDDIQPSLSAWTRTIFDFGETAWREYQSAAWYVELLKREGFSVEEGSGGMPTAFCAHWTNGAGPTIGMYAEYDAVPGNCQDAATVKRPRPGLGEHAGGHTDPHSGLGVSSLGGLLATKAAMQRHGIGGTLRFTGEPAEKVRGSKPIHAARGYYDGLDGMLSFHPFYMLPLCNTARWDTHCGAAYAMIYRFICDEPENWVRASDGAPIPQSHSAIRAPGANDALMMMYMASKALRDSMLPHQGGWSISEAILTAGQATADNLPAGLAEIQYMMRVPTLAMAEQVTAVLDRNAEAAAAMSGCRYERHWVSKSRPGLANHAMADIAYGALSTVGAPHWNEAAKAVVREIQVNAGGIAMENPFIDELERLITPQQAEAILRRDLPPSQVNSTSDDYTDMSWHAPTARFYVARPALRSAGGHAYPSWVMNALGGIPATIDPMVTCASKTVALAALRLLEDKAARDAAMDEFVKRTGGGIGGSNWIAPLCDYDPPIHFRWPEYVTTARGRDWWIPNQTA, via the coding sequence ATGGATAAACCAGTGACGACCTCGGCCCAGACAACCGCGCTTGCCCATCTCGACGATATCCAGCCGTCATTGTCGGCGTGGACGCGGACGATCTTCGATTTCGGCGAGACGGCCTGGCGCGAATATCAGTCGGCGGCGTGGTATGTGGAGCTGCTGAAACGCGAGGGGTTCTCGGTCGAGGAAGGCTCCGGCGGCATGCCCACGGCCTTCTGCGCCCACTGGACCAATGGCGCAGGCCCCACCATCGGCATGTATGCCGAGTATGACGCGGTGCCCGGCAATTGCCAGGATGCGGCGACGGTCAAGCGCCCGCGTCCAGGCCTCGGCGAACATGCGGGCGGCCATACCGATCCGCATTCCGGCCTGGGCGTCTCCAGCCTCGGCGGGTTGCTGGCGACCAAGGCGGCGATGCAGCGCCATGGCATCGGCGGAACGTTGCGCTTCACCGGCGAGCCGGCCGAGAAGGTGCGGGGTTCCAAGCCCATCCATGCCGCGAGGGGCTATTATGACGGACTGGATGGAATGCTCTCCTTCCACCCTTTCTACATGCTGCCGCTCTGCAATACGGCGCGATGGGACACGCATTGCGGCGCCGCCTATGCGATGATCTATCGCTTCATCTGCGACGAACCCGAAAATTGGGTTCGCGCAAGCGATGGCGCGCCGATCCCGCAGTCGCATTCCGCGATCAGGGCGCCCGGCGCCAATGACGCGCTGATGATGATGTACATGGCCTCGAAAGCGCTGCGCGATTCGATGCTGCCGCATCAGGGCGGCTGGTCGATCAGCGAGGCGATCCTGACCGCGGGGCAGGCGACCGCGGACAATCTGCCGGCGGGGCTGGCGGAGATCCAGTACATGATGCGCGTGCCGACGCTGGCGATGGCCGAGCAGGTAACCGCGGTGCTCGACCGCAATGCGGAGGCAGCCGCAGCGATGAGCGGCTGCCGGTATGAGCGGCATTGGGTGTCGAAGTCGCGGCCGGGGCTCGCCAATCACGCCATGGCTGATATCGCATATGGCGCGCTGTCAACGGTCGGCGCGCCGCACTGGAACGAAGCCGCGAAGGCGGTTGTGCGCGAGATCCAGGTCAATGCCGGTGGCATTGCCATGGAAAATCCGTTCATCGATGAGCTGGAGCGGCTGATCACGCCACAACAGGCCGAAGCGATCCTGCGGCGCGACCTGCCACCCTCGCAGGTGAATTCCACCTCCGACGACTACACCGACATGAGCTGGCATGCGCCGACGGCACGTTTCTATGTCGCCCGTCCCGCATTGCGCTCGGCCGGCGGACACGCTTATCCGTCCTGGGTCATGAATGCGCTGGGCGGCATTCCCGCCACCATCGATCCCATGGTCACCTGTGCGTCCAAGACGGTCGCACTCGCGGCACTGCGCCTGCTCGAAGACAAGGCCGCGCGCGATGCGGCGATGGACGAATTCGTCAAGCGTACCGGCGGCGGCATCGGCGGCTCGAACTGGATCGCGCCGCTGTGCGACTACGATCCGCCGATCCACTTCCGCTGGCCCGAATATGTCACCACCGCGCGTGGACGCGACTGGTGGATACCCAACCAAACCGCATGA
- a CDS encoding LysR substrate-binding domain-containing protein translates to MRIPSTQALRALDSFARHGSVWRAADELHLTRSAVSHQLRLLERDLGFDLLERIGKGVALTPRGQRYASDVRKALTVLGDAVTRHAGTGVGGSFAVSCTPGFASLFLCTHIAEFRQMYPDVALHILTPRRLDDVSNPEADTFIAFGVGNWPNRAVELLCEISFTPLCSPTLLNKVGGLSKPWDVLRANLLHLDDTEDWARWLALSKVENPDTEGGIFFSDMNLVFSAAIAGQGIAMGDELTSRRALNEGRLIRPFDIAIKSPRSYFLVSEHAKASHPVLEAFAAWLRSKLSENPVRPY, encoded by the coding sequence TTGAGAATACCATCGACCCAAGCGCTGCGTGCGCTCGACAGCTTCGCCCGTCATGGCAGCGTATGGCGCGCCGCCGACGAACTGCACCTGACCCGCAGCGCCGTCAGCCATCAGTTGCGCCTGCTCGAACGCGATCTCGGCTTCGATCTGCTGGAGCGCATCGGCAAGGGCGTGGCGCTGACGCCGCGCGGCCAGCGTTACGCCAGCGACGTGCGCAAGGCGCTGACCGTGCTGGGCGACGCGGTGACCCGTCATGCCGGCACCGGCGTCGGCGGCTCGTTTGCCGTTTCCTGCACGCCGGGCTTCGCCTCGCTGTTCCTGTGCACGCACATCGCGGAATTCCGGCAGATGTATCCGGACGTGGCCCTGCACATATTGACACCGCGACGCCTGGACGATGTCAGCAATCCGGAAGCCGATACCTTCATTGCCTTCGGCGTCGGCAACTGGCCGAACCGCGCGGTGGAGTTGCTTTGCGAAATTTCCTTCACGCCGCTCTGCAGCCCGACACTGCTCAATAAGGTCGGCGGTCTTTCGAAGCCGTGGGACGTGCTGCGCGCCAATCTGCTCCATCTCGATGACACCGAGGACTGGGCGCGCTGGCTTGCGCTGTCCAAGGTGGAAAACCCCGACACCGAAGGCGGCATCTTCTTTTCGGACATGAACCTCGTCTTCTCGGCGGCGATCGCTGGCCAGGGCATTGCCATGGGCGATGAGCTGACCAGCCGCCGCGCACTGAACGAAGGCCGGCTCATCAGGCCGTTCGACATCGCGATCAAGTCGCCGCGCTCCTACTTCCTGGTCTCCGAGCACGCCAAGGCGTCGCATCCTGTGCTGGAAGCGTTCGCGGCATGGCTGAGGTCGAAGCTCTCGGAGAACCCGGTCAGGCCATATTGA
- a CDS encoding ABC transporter ATP-binding protein — MQQPGRAAEIKAIGIGKSFGSFRALDNLSLDIGRGEFLTLLGPSGSGKTTFLMILAGFVQPSEGKLFSDGTDITDRPAEQRAAGMVFQGYALFPHMSVEANIAFPLKVRKKSAADIKRRVGEMIERVGLKGHEKKLPAQLSGGQQQRVALARALVFEPGVLLLDEPFSALDKSLRGQMQAEMKRLHEETGTTFVFVTHDQSEALALSSRVAIFNHGKLLQVGAPDEVYDRPDNRFVAEFLGEINMLPLKGVRPADNGSTGLCEDRAVNMSCKAEAVRGDAILAIRPEYMSIAGEAVAGENGIAATAINSTYLGAATRLDLTTRQGAKVTVSVPNEVAASALKNGNSVWLTWPAEKGFLLPNGG; from the coding sequence ATGCAGCAACCCGGCCGTGCCGCAGAGATCAAGGCAATCGGGATCGGTAAGAGCTTCGGCTCCTTCCGTGCGCTGGACAATCTGTCCCTCGATATCGGCCGGGGCGAGTTCCTGACCCTTCTCGGACCTTCCGGTTCGGGCAAGACCACCTTCCTGATGATCCTGGCCGGCTTCGTCCAGCCGAGCGAAGGCAAGCTTTTCAGCGACGGCACCGACATTACCGACCGTCCCGCCGAGCAGCGCGCCGCCGGCATGGTGTTCCAGGGCTATGCGCTGTTCCCGCATATGAGCGTCGAGGCCAACATCGCCTTCCCGCTCAAGGTGCGCAAGAAATCGGCTGCGGACATCAAGCGCCGCGTCGGCGAGATGATCGAACGCGTCGGGCTGAAGGGCCATGAGAAGAAATTGCCGGCGCAGCTTTCGGGCGGCCAGCAGCAGCGCGTGGCCCTTGCCCGCGCCCTTGTGTTCGAGCCCGGCGTGCTGTTGCTCGACGAACCGTTCTCCGCTCTGGACAAGAGCCTGCGCGGCCAGATGCAGGCCGAGATGAAACGCTTGCATGAGGAGACCGGCACCACCTTCGTCTTCGTCACCCACGACCAGAGCGAGGCGCTGGCGCTGTCGTCGCGCGTCGCCATCTTCAACCACGGCAAACTGCTGCAGGTCGGCGCCCCCGATGAGGTCTACGACCGGCCGGACAACCGCTTCGTCGCCGAGTTCCTGGGCGAGATCAACATGCTGCCGCTGAAGGGGGTGCGCCCAGCCGACAATGGCTCGACGGGCCTGTGCGAAGATCGCGCGGTCAACATGAGTTGCAAGGCCGAGGCGGTGCGTGGCGACGCGATCCTGGCGATCCGGCCCGAGTATATGTCGATAGCGGGAGAGGCTGTGGCAGGCGAGAATGGCATTGCCGCGACAGCGATCAACTCGACCTATCTGGGGGCTGCGACCCGGCTCGACCTGACGACGCGGCAAGGCGCCAAGGTGACGGTGTCGGTGCCCAACGAGGTCGCCGCTTCCGCGCTCAAGAACGGCAATTCCGTCTGGCTGACCTGGCCGGCGGAGAAAGGTTTCCTCCTCCCGAACGGAGGATAG
- a CDS encoding ABC transporter substrate-binding protein: MTNDTKKHSIESLSARAGRGEISRRQFAQLAAIVLAGTPMLLRSTGAFAAAKELVLVNWGGDAITAYDAAYGQAFTKDTGIVVKMDGSGPTEGAIAAQFKSGAPTWDLVDVDPFSAITLGAQGMLEPIDYNIVDKKKMRPGFGWDYAASTYFFSYVIAYDSEKYGKDAPTGMADFFDVKKFPGKRSLYKWGVSSWEAALLADGIAPASLYPLDLKRAHDKIAAFKENVVSYWGGGAESQSVLLNGEASMAIVWSTRASLIEQDSGGKIKFIWDQGLISPGALAVIKGNPGGKDAAMKFIASAQDPEKQLVMFDKLGQGPANPAADALIPADKKRINPVDPANMAKQIPLDMDWYAKNYGAALDEYTKIISA; this comes from the coding sequence ATGACCAACGACACCAAGAAACACTCCATCGAGAGCCTGTCCGCCAGGGCAGGTCGCGGCGAGATTTCACGCCGGCAATTCGCGCAGTTGGCGGCGATCGTGCTGGCCGGCACGCCGATGCTGCTGCGCTCGACCGGCGCCTTTGCCGCGGCCAAGGAACTGGTGCTGGTGAACTGGGGTGGAGACGCCATCACCGCCTATGACGCCGCCTACGGCCAGGCCTTCACCAAGGACACCGGCATCGTCGTCAAGATGGACGGCTCGGGCCCGACGGAAGGCGCCATCGCCGCGCAGTTCAAGAGCGGCGCGCCGACCTGGGACCTCGTCGACGTCGACCCGTTCTCGGCCATCACGCTCGGCGCGCAGGGCATGCTCGAGCCGATCGACTACAATATCGTCGACAAGAAGAAGATGCGGCCGGGCTTCGGCTGGGACTACGCCGCCTCGACCTATTTCTTCTCCTACGTCATCGCCTATGATTCCGAGAAATACGGCAAGGACGCACCGACCGGCATGGCCGATTTCTTCGACGTGAAGAAATTCCCCGGCAAGCGCTCGCTCTACAAATGGGGCGTGTCGAGCTGGGAGGCAGCCCTCCTCGCCGACGGCATCGCGCCGGCTTCGCTCTACCCGCTCGATCTCAAGCGCGCCCATGACAAGATCGCCGCCTTCAAGGAAAACGTCGTCTCCTATTGGGGTGGCGGCGCCGAGAGCCAGAGCGTGCTGCTCAACGGCGAGGCCTCGATGGCCATCGTCTGGTCGACCCGCGCCTCGCTGATCGAGCAGGATTCCGGCGGCAAGATCAAGTTCATCTGGGACCAGGGCCTGATCTCGCCCGGCGCACTCGCCGTCATCAAGGGCAATCCGGGTGGCAAGGACGCGGCCATGAAGTTCATCGCCAGCGCCCAGGACCCGGAAAAGCAGCTGGTCATGTTCGACAAGCTCGGCCAGGGCCCGGCCAATCCGGCCGCCGATGCGCTGATCCCCGCCGACAAGAAGCGGATCAATCCGGTCGACCCCGCCAACATGGCCAAGCAGATCCCGCTCGACATGGACTGGTACGCCAAGAACTACGGGGCGGCGCTCGACGAATACACCAAGATCATCTCCGCCTGA
- a CDS encoding ABC transporter permease gives MRSYLSDRMGAALLMAPLLLFLVLAYAWPFLGVVKWSFTLPTPGLGQYEALLTDDLVQSVFIRTLRIAAIVTIVSVAAAYAITVVWVRGTPAQRLVAEFCILVPFWISVLTRAFGWVALLSNRGLINTWLQSIGFISEPLTLVRNEFGVIVGMTHFLIPFAVFPLASAMRSLDDRVLLAARGLGSSRMRTFWSVFVPMTRSGIIGAALIVFVFSLGFFVTPAILGGGRSVMVAELIYLRIFQSPDWGLGAAISVVLVLFVGALMALLFRYVQPKQMV, from the coding sequence ATGCGGTCCTATCTATCAGACAGGATGGGCGCGGCGCTGTTGATGGCGCCGCTGCTCCTGTTCCTCGTGCTGGCCTATGCCTGGCCGTTCCTCGGTGTCGTCAAATGGAGCTTCACGCTGCCGACGCCTGGGCTCGGCCAGTATGAAGCGCTGCTCACCGACGATCTCGTGCAGTCGGTGTTCATCAGGACGCTGCGCATCGCGGCAATCGTCACCATCGTCTCGGTCGCCGCTGCCTACGCCATCACCGTCGTCTGGGTGCGCGGCACCCCGGCGCAGCGCCTGGTGGCCGAGTTCTGCATTCTCGTTCCCTTCTGGATTTCCGTGCTGACCCGCGCCTTCGGCTGGGTGGCGCTGCTTTCCAATCGCGGCCTGATCAACACCTGGCTGCAGTCGATCGGCTTCATCTCAGAACCGCTGACCCTGGTACGCAATGAATTCGGCGTTATCGTCGGCATGACGCATTTCCTCATTCCCTTCGCCGTCTTTCCGCTGGCATCCGCCATGCGCAGCCTCGACGACCGCGTGCTGCTGGCGGCGCGCGGGCTCGGCTCCAGCCGCATGCGCACCTTCTGGTCCGTCTTCGTGCCGATGACCCGCTCCGGCATCATCGGCGCCGCGCTCATCGTCTTCGTCTTTTCGCTCGGCTTCTTCGTCACGCCGGCGATCCTCGGCGGCGGCCGCAGCGTGATGGTCGCCGAACTGATCTATCTCAGGATCTTCCAGAGCCCTGACTGGGGACTGGGCGCGGCGATCAGCGTCGTGCTGGTGCTGTTCGTCGGCGCGCTGATGGCACTGCTGTTCCGTTACGTGCAACCAAAGCAGATGGTGTAG
- a CDS encoding ABC transporter permease, which yields MPTYRPGPVSLIIAALVALFLLMPLLAVVPVSLTPSRMLSMPNGELSLRHYRSLIEDPRWIDSILLSIRIGVVSSALSTVLALCFSLGVWMFQPRFTAALVGFVLLPMVVPPVVSAITLYFLLTSISGFSSFFGYDTWLGVAMAHSVMTVPFATVLMLVSLSQLDRRIDLAARGLGATVWERATRIIMPNIKFGIITAALLSFVLSWEEIGVTLFITSVNAITLPRLMWMGLRDNIDPAIAALSVILIIITVLVLAVRSFVVRLRTGH from the coding sequence ATGCCGACCTATCGCCCCGGCCCCGTCTCGCTGATCATCGCCGCCTTGGTCGCGCTGTTCCTCCTGATGCCGCTGCTCGCTGTCGTACCGGTATCGCTGACGCCAAGCCGCATGCTCTCGATGCCTAATGGCGAACTCTCGCTGCGCCACTACAGGTCGCTGATCGAGGACCCACGCTGGATCGACTCGATCCTGCTCTCGATCCGCATCGGCGTCGTCAGCAGCGCTTTGTCCACCGTGCTGGCGCTGTGCTTCAGCCTGGGCGTCTGGATGTTCCAGCCGCGCTTCACAGCGGCCCTTGTCGGCTTCGTGCTGCTGCCCATGGTGGTGCCGCCAGTGGTCTCGGCGATCACGCTCTACTTCCTGCTGACCTCGATCTCCGGCTTCAGCTCGTTCTTCGGCTATGACACCTGGCTTGGCGTCGCCATGGCGCATTCGGTGATGACGGTGCCCTTCGCCACGGTGCTGATGCTGGTGTCGCTCAGCCAGCTCGACCGCCGCATCGACCTTGCCGCGCGCGGCCTCGGCGCCACCGTATGGGAGCGCGCCACCCGCATCATCATGCCCAACATCAAGTTCGGCATCATCACCGCCGCCCTGCTGTCCTTCGTCTTGTCCTGGGAAGAAATCGGCGTCACGCTGTTCATCACCTCGGTCAACGCCATCACCCTGCCCCGGCTGATGTGGATGGGACTGCGCGACAACATCGACCCGGCGATCGCAGCACTTTCGGTGATCCTGATCATCATCACCGTGCTGGTACTGGCAGTGCGCAGCTTCGTGGTCCGGCTGCGCACAGGCCACTGA
- a CDS encoding ArsR/SmtB family transcription factor: MVTNTLTANVESTAAFLALMGNEKRLLIMIYLTEGELSVGALAEKIQLSQSALSQHLAKLRSSDLVETRRDRQMIYYSCKSAAARKLLTILNGLLVNGRERQPEQDGIEGQRRPEAA; encoded by the coding sequence ATGGTTACGAACACACTCACCGCAAACGTAGAATCTACCGCAGCTTTTCTGGCCTTGATGGGAAACGAGAAGCGGCTATTGATCATGATCTATCTGACCGAGGGCGAACTGTCGGTAGGCGCGCTTGCCGAAAAAATTCAGCTGAGCCAGTCAGCCCTGTCGCAGCATCTTGCCAAGTTGCGGAGCTCCGATCTTGTCGAAACACGCCGCGATCGGCAGATGATCTATTATTCCTGCAAGTCCGCGGCGGCACGCAAGCTCCTCACCATACTGAACGGCTTGCTCGTGAACGGTCGCGAACGGCAGCCCGAACAGGATGGCATTGAAGGCCAGCGGCGCCCGGAAGCGGCCTGA